One stretch of Pseudomonas fluorescens Q2-87 DNA includes these proteins:
- a CDS encoding DUF6630 family protein, with the protein MNPIDPLPFQRITAAHGKPEGATYFDAEESITHDIFPDRIVFQTNYLDYRSYQVDLAEGVIRVRKTQLDNYKRGHQAQVVEDEMDEEDWEELDSVWLRLSQDLDTQGQGPQPDLADTLADLFYELFDEEQAQALVQNMPAPVAQWDWAWTQVQSALAQANRLAEFEWKEWSSYGVSAVNALAPLRQLGLEISEPDAKTIDAVNRANDWERALLQYFNGQLEAHDLKLLAIGTHFDEYQAFACLPMNGLSLVNALEIMGRLRIVYKY; encoded by the coding sequence ATGAACCCAATCGACCCACTGCCATTCCAACGCATCACCGCCGCCCACGGCAAGCCCGAAGGCGCTACCTATTTCGATGCTGAAGAAAGCATCACTCATGACATCTTCCCTGACCGCATCGTCTTCCAGACCAACTACCTGGACTACCGCAGCTACCAGGTCGATCTCGCCGAAGGTGTTATTCGTGTGCGCAAGACGCAGCTGGATAACTACAAGCGCGGGCATCAGGCGCAGGTGGTCGAGGATGAGATGGATGAAGAAGATTGGGAGGAACTGGACAGCGTATGGCTGCGTTTGAGCCAAGACCTGGACACCCAGGGCCAAGGGCCGCAGCCGGACTTGGCCGATACGCTGGCGGATCTGTTCTATGAACTGTTCGACGAAGAGCAAGCGCAGGCGCTTGTCCAGAACATGCCGGCGCCTGTCGCGCAGTGGGATTGGGCGTGGACTCAGGTGCAGTCGGCGCTTGCCCAGGCCAATCGGCTGGCTGAGTTCGAATGGAAGGAATGGTCTTCCTACGGGGTAAGCGCCGTCAATGCCCTCGCACCGCTACGGCAGTTGGGCCTTGAAATTTCCGAGCCTGATGCCAAGACCATCGATGCCGTCAACCGCGCCAACGATTGGGAGCGAGCGCTGCTTCAGTATTTCAACGGGCAGTTGGAGGCCCATGATTTGAAGTTGTTGGCCATCGGCACGCATTTCGATGAGTACCAGGCCTTCGCTTGCTTGCCCATGAACGGTTTGAGCCTGGTGAATGCGCTGGAGATCATGGGTCGGTTGAGGATCGTCTACAAATATTGA
- a CDS encoding GNAT family N-acetyltransferase, with protein MKIRNALLTDAESVSKLLGQLGYQASPRLIRDKLEILGASTCDTVLLAQDGVNVVGVISLHVLELFHQPGRLGRITSLVIDENYRGQGVGAMLVAAADAFFTKQLCTRVEVTSGDHRTEAHAFYVRQGFAVDERRFVKRYGFSEAE; from the coding sequence ATGAAAATTCGAAACGCCTTACTAACCGATGCAGAATCGGTGTCTAAACTCCTGGGGCAGCTAGGCTACCAAGCCTCGCCACGGCTTATCCGAGATAAGCTTGAGATCTTAGGAGCCAGTACTTGCGATACCGTGCTGCTGGCGCAAGACGGTGTAAATGTTGTCGGCGTCATAAGCTTACACGTGCTGGAGCTGTTTCATCAGCCAGGTAGACTCGGACGTATTACCTCGCTAGTCATTGACGAAAACTACCGGGGACAAGGAGTAGGGGCGATGCTAGTTGCCGCTGCCGATGCGTTTTTTACAAAGCAACTCTGCACTCGGGTTGAGGTAACCAGCGGTGACCACCGAACAGAGGCCCACGCATTTTACGTGCGGCAAGGTTTCGCCGTTGACGAGCGTCGGTTTGTAAAGCGGTATGGATTTTCCGAGGCCGAGTAA